In Rhodospirillales bacterium, the following proteins share a genomic window:
- a CDS encoding protein translocase component YidC yields MTPDNRNLLLAVVMSILIVIGFEFYFTKTRPPAPAPTPSAGAPASGAPSATAPSASAPG; encoded by the coding sequence GTGACTCCCGACAATCGCAACCTGCTGCTGGCCGTGGTGATGTCGATCCTGATCGTGATCGGCTTCGAATTCTATTTCACCAAGACCCGTCCACCCGCACCGGCGCCCACGCCATCGGCCGGCGCTCCCGCGAGCGGCGCTCCTTCCGCGACGGCGCCGTCGGCAAGCGCGCCCGG